From Pusillibacter faecalis, one genomic window encodes:
- a CDS encoding transposase, translating to MQLKFHTVTIEDLMPQDHFLRRLEAALDLSFVRVETAHLYSRRYGRPPIDPVVLVKYLLVGFLYGIPSERQIEQRIQTDVALRWYLGLDLFDRVPDHSTISQLRRRKPSFRKIFRRLFEEVVGAVRRQGSG from the coding sequence ATGCAACTCAAATTCCACACAGTGACCATCGAGGATCTCATGCCTCAGGATCACTTCCTGCGGCGGCTGGAGGCCGCTTTGGATCTCTCTTTCGTGCGCGTGGAAACCGCTCACCTGTACAGCCGGCGGTATGGGCGTCCGCCCATCGACCCGGTGGTGCTGGTGAAATACCTCCTGGTGGGCTTTCTGTACGGCATCCCCTCGGAGCGTCAGATCGAGCAGCGGATCCAGACGGATGTAGCCCTGCGCTGGTATCTGGGCCTGGATCTGTTTGACCGGGTGCCGGATCACAGCACCATCTCCCAACTGCGGCGGCGAAAGCCGAGTTTTCGGAAGATCTTCCGGCGGCTGTTTGAGGAGGTGGTGGGGGCAGTGCGTCGCCAAGGGTCTGGCTAG
- a CDS encoding transposase — protein MRRWWGQCVAKGLASGRLVGTDSTHVKANASWASEELVELPESPGVYWERLDTYEEEGLEELERRTGKRRKKRVKQIKKDRRQTRKWVSRTDPESGHMKRPGKPRGQHYLAHQTVDTDCGVILDVTVTPGDVYDSVPYLEQIERIHRSILPIQAATADAAYDFPLAHQALKELEIQFFVRPQAVHDRTNVELKREAFQYDESLDAYVCPNGKLLRLNTLHRSASGLYWLYLADKQDCQRCPLRKKCLSQQDKRGARKLEHSYFTAQRKRNLSRLSDPIYREALKKRQIWCEGTFAAQKRGHNLTQILRRGLEAAEDHCLLSATALNLKRMIWAMK, from the coding sequence TTGAGGAGGTGGTGGGGGCAGTGCGTCGCCAAGGGTCTGGCTAGTGGACGGCTGGTCGGAACAGATTCCACCCATGTGAAGGCCAACGCATCCTGGGCATCAGAGGAACTGGTGGAGTTGCCGGAGAGTCCCGGAGTATACTGGGAACGGTTGGACACCTATGAGGAAGAGGGTCTGGAGGAATTGGAACGCCGGACAGGAAAACGGCGAAAGAAGCGGGTCAAACAGATCAAAAAAGATCGGCGTCAGACCAGGAAGTGGGTCAGTCGGACAGACCCGGAATCCGGACATATGAAACGTCCGGGGAAGCCACGCGGGCAACATTACCTCGCTCATCAGACGGTAGATACGGACTGCGGCGTGATCTTGGATGTAACGGTAACACCCGGCGATGTCTATGACTCTGTGCCCTACCTGGAGCAAATTGAGCGGATCCACAGGAGTATCCTGCCTATCCAGGCCGCGACGGCGGATGCCGCCTATGACTTCCCGCTGGCCCATCAGGCGCTGAAGGAGTTGGAGATCCAATTTTTCGTCCGTCCACAGGCAGTTCACGACCGCACCAATGTGGAACTGAAACGGGAGGCATTTCAATATGATGAGAGTTTGGATGCCTATGTCTGTCCCAACGGCAAGTTGCTGCGCCTGAATACGCTCCACCGCAGTGCCAGCGGGCTGTACTGGCTGTATCTGGCGGACAAACAGGATTGCCAACGCTGTCCTCTGCGCAAAAAATGCCTGAGCCAGCAGGACAAGCGGGGCGCGCGGAAGTTGGAGCACAGTTATTTTACGGCGCAGCGGAAGCGGAATTTATCGCGCCTGAGCGATCCGATCTACCGGGAAGCCCTCAAGAAGCGGCAGATCTGGTGTGAGGGCACCTTTGCCGCTCAAAAGAGAGGTCACAATTTAACGCAGATATTGCGGCGAGGTTTAGAGGCAGCGGAGGATCATTGCCTCCTTTCAGCGACCGCTTTGAACCTGAAACGGATGATATGGGCCATGAAATGA